In Canis lupus dingo isolate Sandy chromosome 27, ASM325472v2, whole genome shotgun sequence, one genomic interval encodes:
- the LOC112667132 gene encoding olfactory receptor 12-like, which yields MKSELSRNSSGVTEFILLGFRTAPDIQILLFLFFLLVYVVIVVGNSSMIIVIRMDSRLHTPMYFFLRNLSYLDLCYSTVIAPKALATFLSKDKKISYNGCAAQFFFFALCVGTEGFLLAVMAYDRFSAICSPFLYPVRMSQQVCVHLVIGSYICGGLNSMVQTGFTFSLRFCGENRLDHFFCDVPALIKISCVDTSVNEMVLFILSSLIIVTTTTVILVSYAYILSTVLKIPSTHGRGKTFSTCSSHITVVSLFYGTVFFMYAQPGAISSPEKSKIIAVFYTLIIPMLNPLIYSLRNKEVKNAVKRVLLRRLSFH from the coding sequence ATGAAGAGCGAGCTGAGCCGGAATTCCTCAGGAGTGACTGAGTTCATTCTCCTGGGCTTCAGAACAGCTCCAGACATACAGATCCTCTTATTCCTATTCTTCTTGCTGGTCTACGTGGTCATCGTGGTGGGAAATAGCAGCATGATAATTGTCATCAGGATGGACTCGAGGCTTCACACACCTATGTATTTCTTCCTTAGAAACTTGTCCTATTTAGATCTCTGCTACTCCACAGTCATTGCTCCCAAAGCTCTGGCTACTTTCTTGTCCAAGGACAAGAAAATTTCCTACAATGGCTGCGCAGcacagttctttttctttgctctctgTGTTGGGACTGAGGGCTTTCTTCTGGCCGTGATGGCCTATGATCGTTTCTCAGCCATTTGCTCGCCATTCCTCTATCCTGTCCGTATGTCTCAACAGGTTTGTGTTCACTTAGTAATTGGCTCCTACATCTGTGGAGGCCTCAACTCCATGGTCCAGACAGGATTCACCTTCAGCTTGCGTTTCTGTGGAGAAAACCGCCTGGACCACTTCTTCTGTGACGTCCCAGCCCTGATCAAGATCTCATGTGTTGACACGTCTGTGAACGAGATGGTGCTGTtcatcctctcctccctcatCATTGTCACCACCACGACTGTCATCCTGGTTTCCTATGCTTACATACTCTCCACTGTCCTGAAGATCCCCTCCACCCACGGCAGGGGTAAGACCTTCTCCACCTGTAGCTCTCACATCACTGTGGTGAGTTTGTTCTATGGGACCGTGTTCTTCATGTACGCCCAGCCCGGGGCCATCTCCTCCCCAGAGAAAAGCAAGATTATAGCTGTGTTCTACACTCTTATCATCCCTATGTTGAATCCACTGATTTATAGTCTAAGGAATAAGGAGGTGAAAAATGCTGTAAAAAGGGTATTGTTGAGAAGATTATCTTTCCATTGA